In Anaerobacillus isosaccharinicus, one genomic interval encodes:
- a CDS encoding AAA family ATPase, with protein MVRTKLIDFLKESPISIDDFFLIALKLTRAVYYLHKQKKIIKVIGPHSIMIDNVTYELELLDDSFLVANESFSMSQLSDIHVVPYLSPELTGRNNSVEVDYRTNIYSVGVILYELLTKELPINASSTSEWVHQKKAQKIIPPHELNIEIPIVLSNIVMKCLERNLEERYQTVAGMKNDLIKCQKKWLNEKQIDDFPLGQADISPRLIFSKKLYGREQEYRKLMEQWQRVSVDNKNGVVFITGSAGVGKTRLVQEVKKQVKKNLGHFVSGKFDQVKNEIPYATFFQAFEQLIISVLTKEESEIKVWRDELLPAIGENAAVLTALIPKIKLIIGESIDLKETPPVELESRFKGVISSFLAVAARLSNPLVIFLDDLHWADQASLSLMKHIIAEKIEKLLIIGAYRDLNVSTDKHFVVNTFLDNGHKVTTITLSPLTIANIQDLLFDLIGHEKNELYYLAKHLWQKTNGNPFFLEEMIREIVEKQLIIYDFKDGTWTLEVEEIKALEFTENVIEFLIKKMKQMEGQSQLVIQYAACMGSFFDPTILSKIIRNKISDMHFCLNEISQLGLIVEENEYCYRFVHDRIQQAAYSMMNKEKKNITHYKIGKLLLIHYTDNQCLSEHLYEVVGHLNESFEFLIDEEEKVEIAKLNMMAGKKALATTAFISALTFFQNGLRLLEEESWSRQYDLTFELYLGCLECAYLTNKLSLAEELYDEAMVHTIEKEHRLKLVLLKIMIFTKVDRADDVIRLGLEMLNENGITAQLHPGKLQILLERIKLTSYLDKHGYDCLLQKPVYHNKSRELLNDILLFMGPSLHVINPPLLALLTIKGSYFSLKNGNSSNASGVFAGYAIIEVAYFSRKKGFEIGNFATKLAEEEGSIKDKYITYFLFAAFISHWKQPIKASEEYFLKSIEYSFLSGDLLYGGFSIAHYIISFHVRGFPLSKLKKVIKKYDEQKNEIKDTHYLQFIKTYKQYILALEGKTDTIFSFSDGNFNEEQFLTELEEAGMRDRKLFDYYLCKAQIYYLLGNYREGVLFAKEAEKYTGSFLGLISLPEHTFYYSLLITNALPHFTKEEKRFYTKQLKGNLKKYKGWVKDCPSNFEDKYFIIKGEIAKVNNQVDKAIRYYNQAAECAKANEFLQNEAISNECVARLYFQLELPEAGKMYLLSAYEKYNEMGYQTKITQLKKEYKFLQNQQLKYTDEGNIQINQLLDTSAIIKASQVISGEIVLEELLKKIMSIVLEYACANRCVLILKKEETLVVEAEGRLVGHEIKTLLYHSCPIDRYVTISQAVVNYVHRTQEPVLFDKEADQLDFLRDPYILEAKPKALLCIPIITQHKFIGIVYLENYVLDGSFSADYIEVIQTLSTQFAISIENANLYKTSQILNANLEEKVKERTKHLQNSHLAMAEALAEKAKLAERNRIAREIHDTVGHTLTTILVQIEAGKRLAKKDVHLAIQNLEQSQHQVRAGLNEIRTSLRTLSDGDYSNQLIPSLRTFIKEVNHKTQIEIEHDFSDITLPPDQKYVIYRAIQEGITNGIRHGEATKFNCFLKTSEDGLTFIFEDNGKGAENVKFGMGLSAMKERVEELRGSLFIQSKKGTGFCIKIVFPYEVLGNDN; from the coding sequence ATGGTGAGAACAAAATTAATAGATTTCTTAAAAGAAAGTCCTATTTCTATAGATGACTTTTTTTTAATTGCTTTAAAATTAACTAGAGCTGTCTATTATTTACATAAACAAAAAAAGATCATTAAAGTTATAGGTCCACATTCAATCATGATTGACAATGTTACGTATGAGCTTGAACTTCTTGATGATAGCTTTTTAGTGGCTAATGAGAGTTTTTCGATGAGTCAATTGTCAGACATTCATGTAGTTCCATACCTTTCACCTGAGTTAACAGGAAGAAATAACAGCGTTGAGGTTGATTATCGTACAAATATTTATTCTGTCGGGGTAATCCTATATGAATTATTAACGAAAGAGTTACCAATAAACGCTAGTAGCACCTCTGAATGGGTTCACCAAAAGAAAGCTCAAAAGATTATTCCTCCCCATGAACTTAACATAGAAATTCCCATTGTCTTATCAAATATTGTCATGAAATGTCTCGAAAGAAACTTAGAAGAACGCTACCAAACTGTGGCAGGTATGAAAAATGATTTAATCAAATGTCAAAAAAAGTGGTTAAACGAAAAACAGATTGACGATTTTCCGCTTGGCCAAGCAGATATTTCTCCTAGATTAATTTTCTCTAAAAAGTTATATGGACGAGAGCAAGAATATAGGAAGTTAATGGAACAGTGGCAACGTGTTAGTGTTGATAATAAAAATGGAGTAGTTTTTATTACAGGTTCTGCTGGAGTTGGAAAGACTAGATTAGTTCAAGAAGTAAAAAAACAGGTGAAGAAAAATTTAGGGCATTTTGTTTCGGGAAAGTTTGATCAAGTGAAAAATGAGATCCCTTATGCAACCTTTTTTCAAGCTTTTGAGCAGCTAATTATTTCGGTTTTAACAAAAGAAGAAAGTGAAATAAAAGTCTGGAGAGATGAACTATTACCAGCGATAGGAGAAAATGCGGCAGTTTTAACAGCGCTCATTCCGAAAATAAAATTAATTATTGGTGAATCTATCGATCTTAAAGAAACACCACCCGTAGAGTTGGAATCTCGATTTAAGGGAGTTATTAGTAGTTTTCTTGCAGTAGCAGCTAGATTAAGTAACCCATTAGTGATCTTTTTAGATGATTTGCATTGGGCAGACCAGGCTTCACTTAGCCTAATGAAGCATATCATCGCAGAAAAAATCGAAAAGCTTTTAATTATCGGTGCTTATCGGGATCTTAACGTTTCGACAGATAAACATTTTGTGGTAAATACTTTTTTAGATAATGGTCATAAAGTTACTACAATTACCTTATCACCTCTAACAATTGCTAATATCCAAGACTTATTATTTGACCTTATCGGACATGAAAAAAATGAATTATACTATTTGGCAAAACATTTATGGCAAAAGACAAATGGTAATCCATTTTTTCTTGAAGAAATGATTCGGGAAATAGTTGAGAAACAGCTAATCATCTATGATTTCAAGGATGGTACGTGGACTTTAGAAGTAGAGGAAATAAAAGCCCTGGAATTCACAGAAAATGTGATTGAGTTTTTAATAAAAAAAATGAAGCAAATGGAAGGACAAAGTCAACTTGTTATTCAATATGCGGCTTGTATGGGAAGCTTTTTTGATCCGACTATTTTGTCTAAAATAATTAGAAATAAAATAAGTGATATGCACTTTTGCCTTAACGAAATTTCACAGTTAGGTTTAATTGTCGAAGAAAATGAATATTGTTATAGGTTTGTCCATGACCGAATTCAACAGGCTGCATACAGTATGATGAATAAAGAGAAAAAAAATATAACTCATTACAAAATTGGTAAACTGTTATTAATACATTATACAGATAATCAGTGTTTATCAGAGCATTTGTATGAAGTTGTCGGTCATTTAAATGAGAGCTTTGAATTTTTAATTGATGAAGAAGAAAAGGTGGAGATTGCGAAATTAAATATGATGGCAGGAAAAAAAGCCCTTGCCACGACGGCTTTTATTTCGGCATTAACATTTTTTCAAAATGGTTTAAGACTATTAGAAGAAGAAAGCTGGTCACGACAGTACGATTTGACATTTGAGCTTTACCTAGGTTGTCTTGAATGTGCGTACTTAACAAACAAACTTTCACTCGCAGAAGAATTGTACGACGAAGCGATGGTTCATACAATAGAGAAAGAGCATCGGTTAAAACTAGTTTTATTGAAGATAATGATTTTTACGAAGGTTGACAGAGCCGATGACGTAATCAGATTAGGATTAGAAATGCTTAACGAAAATGGTATTACTGCACAATTACATCCTGGAAAACTACAAATACTCCTAGAAAGGATAAAGCTCACTTCTTATTTAGATAAACATGGTTATGATTGTTTGTTACAAAAACCTGTATATCATAACAAATCGAGAGAGTTACTAAATGATATTCTTCTTTTTATGGGGCCATCACTCCACGTTATCAATCCTCCTTTGCTTGCGTTATTGACGATTAAGGGTAGTTACTTTTCATTGAAAAATGGAAACTCTTCTAATGCAAGCGGGGTTTTTGCTGGCTATGCCATTATTGAAGTAGCCTATTTTAGTAGAAAAAAAGGGTTTGAAATTGGTAATTTTGCAACAAAGCTTGCTGAAGAAGAAGGGAGTATTAAAGATAAATATATTACGTACTTTCTCTTCGCAGCTTTCATCAGTCATTGGAAGCAACCAATAAAAGCTAGTGAAGAGTATTTTTTGAAATCAATTGAATATAGTTTTCTTTCTGGTGATTTATTATATGGTGGATTTTCAATTGCTCACTACATTATTTCTTTCCATGTACGAGGATTTCCACTTTCAAAGTTAAAAAAGGTAATAAAAAAGTACGACGAACAGAAAAATGAGATTAAGGATACACACTATTTGCAGTTTATAAAAACATACAAACAATATATTCTAGCACTTGAAGGTAAGACGGATACTATATTCTCTTTTTCTGATGGGAATTTTAATGAAGAGCAATTTTTAACCGAATTAGAGGAAGCGGGAATGAGGGACCGCAAACTTTTTGATTATTATTTGTGTAAAGCACAAATATACTACTTACTTGGAAACTACCGAGAAGGTGTCTTGTTTGCAAAAGAAGCAGAAAAGTATACTGGATCATTTTTAGGGTTAATTTCACTTCCAGAGCATACATTTTACTATTCCTTACTCATAACGAATGCTCTACCTCATTTTACGAAAGAAGAAAAACGTTTTTATACTAAACAGCTAAAGGGAAATTTGAAAAAGTATAAGGGTTGGGTTAAAGACTGCCCGAGTAATTTCGAAGATAAATATTTTATTATTAAAGGTGAGATTGCTAAAGTTAACAATCAAGTAGATAAGGCTATTCGATATTACAATCAGGCGGCTGAGTGTGCAAAAGCAAATGAGTTTTTGCAAAATGAAGCCATTTCTAATGAGTGTGTTGCCCGACTTTATTTTCAGTTAGAGTTACCTGAAGCAGGAAAGATGTATTTGCTTTCTGCTTATGAAAAGTACAATGAAATGGGTTATCAAACAAAAATCACGCAATTAAAGAAAGAATATAAATTTTTACAAAACCAACAACTCAAATACACAGATGAAGGAAATATTCAAATCAATCAACTGTTAGACACTTCAGCCATTATTAAAGCATCACAAGTTATTTCTGGTGAAATTGTGTTAGAAGAGCTATTAAAAAAAATCATGTCAATTGTTTTAGAATATGCTTGTGCAAATCGTTGTGTCCTCATCCTTAAAAAAGAAGAAACTTTAGTAGTAGAGGCAGAGGGTAGATTAGTCGGTCATGAAATTAAGACGTTACTTTACCATTCTTGTCCAATAGATAGGTATGTGACTATCTCTCAAGCAGTTGTTAATTATGTTCACAGAACACAAGAACCCGTTTTATTTGATAAGGAAGCGGACCAATTAGATTTTTTAAGAGATCCTTATATCCTTGAGGCAAAACCAAAAGCGCTCTTATGTATACCAATCATCACCCAACATAAATTTATTGGGATCGTTTACTTAGAGAACTATGTGTTAGACGGTAGTTTCAGTGCTGACTATATTGAGGTTATTCAAACTTTGTCAACACAGTTCGCCATCTCTATTGAAAATGCTAATTTATACAAGACATCGCAAATTCTAAATGCAAACCTTGAAGAAAAGGTGAAAGAACGAACAAAACATCTACAAAACTCTCATCTAGCTATGGCTGAAGCATTAGCAGAAAAAGCAAAGCTCGCGGAACGGAATCGTATTGCCAGAGAAATTCACGATACAGTTGGGCACACATTAACAACGATATTAGTTCAAATTGAAGCTGGAAAGCGCTTAGCAAAAAAAGATGTTCATTTAGCTATACAAAACTTAGAACAGTCCCAGCACCAAGTTCGAGCCGGGTTAAATGAAATTCGAACATCATTGCGAACGCTTAGTGATGGTGATTATTCAAACCAACTAATTCCTTCATTACGAACGTTTATTAAAGAGGTAAATCATAAGACACAAATTGAAATTGAGCATGACTTTAGCGACATTACATTACCACCTGACCAAAAATATGTTATTTATCGAGCTATACAAGAGGGAATTACTAATGGAATTCGCCATGGAGAAGCAACTAAGTTTAATTGTTTCTTAAAAACTAGTGAAGACGGACTTACATTTATATTTGAGGATAATGGCAAAGGTGCTGAAAATGTAAAGTTTGGGATGGGCCTTTCAGCAATGAAAGAAAGGGTAGAGGAGTTACGCGGCTCTTTGTTTATTCAATCAAAGAAGGGCACAGGCTTTTGTATCAAAATTGTATTTCCGTATGAAGTTTTAGGAAATGATAATTAA
- a CDS encoding response regulator transcription factor translates to MGLINIVIADDQTLMREGLRTILELEDDMQVVGMANNGQEAFDLVKKLSPSVVLMDVRMPIMDGVTSTKLIMEQFPKTVVIILTTFDEDDYIIEALACGAKGFLLKDIPGDRLIDAIRGGFNGQMMLPASIGAKLAARLSDVSNLLKRDINFKENNDYPKFSQREKDIILLIIEGLSNRQISETLFLGEGTVKNYISEIYNKIGINNRQQAIIYLRKLFIE, encoded by the coding sequence ATGGGTTTAATAAATATTGTTATTGCTGACGACCAAACATTAATGAGAGAAGGGCTAAGAACAATACTTGAATTAGAGGATGATATGCAAGTTGTGGGTATGGCAAATAATGGTCAAGAAGCCTTTGATTTAGTGAAAAAACTTTCGCCAAGTGTTGTGTTAATGGATGTGCGGATGCCAATTATGGATGGGGTTACGAGCACGAAATTGATCATGGAACAATTTCCTAAAACGGTTGTTATTATTTTAACGACTTTCGATGAAGACGATTACATTATCGAAGCCTTGGCTTGTGGGGCAAAAGGTTTTTTATTGAAGGATATTCCTGGTGATAGACTAATAGACGCCATTAGAGGCGGTTTTAATGGTCAAATGATGCTTCCTGCATCTATTGGGGCCAAATTAGCTGCGAGACTATCTGATGTTTCTAATCTATTAAAACGTGACATTAATTTTAAGGAAAACAATGATTATCCTAAGTTTTCACAACGGGAGAAGGATATTATCTTGTTGATCATTGAAGGTTTAAGTAATCGGCAAATATCTGAAACATTATTCTTAGGTGAAGGCACTGTCAAAAATTATATAAGTGAAATCTACAATAAGATCGGTATTAACAATCGTCAACAAGCAATTATTTATTTAAGAAAATTATTTATCGAGTAG
- a CDS encoding DUF5654 family protein — protein MGRKLLEQVVTLFTAATGVMAALAWNDAVQALFNSVFPKGEGIKERFIFAIMITAVAVIITTIFASFLDEES, from the coding sequence ATGGGTAGAAAACTATTAGAACAAGTGGTTACTTTATTTACAGCTGCTACCGGTGTTATGGCTGCTCTTGCATGGAATGATGCTGTACAAGCTTTATTTAATTCTGTCTTTCCTAAAGGTGAAGGAATTAAAGAACGATTTATTTTTGCAATTATGATAACTGCTGTAGCCGTAATAATCACAACTATTTTTGCTAGCTTTTTAGATGAGGAATCGTAA
- the ectA gene encoding diaminobutyrate acetyltransferase yields the protein MDDTLCIEKPNATDGSLMWQLVKQSTLDLNSPYKYIMMCEYFSETCVVVKKNEQLLGFITAFIPPKKQDVIFVWQVGVDPSQHGKGIASKMLAELLKRDACKNVRYLEATVTPSNQASQSLFRGFARKKQTECVVKPCFSADLFPGENHEEELTFRVGPFI from the coding sequence ATGGATGATACTTTATGTATAGAAAAACCAAACGCAACTGACGGGTCATTAATGTGGCAGTTAGTAAAACAATCTACACTCGATTTAAATTCACCTTATAAATACATTATGATGTGTGAATATTTTAGTGAAACATGTGTAGTTGTTAAAAAAAATGAGCAATTATTAGGTTTTATAACCGCCTTTATTCCCCCCAAAAAACAAGATGTCATTTTCGTATGGCAAGTTGGAGTTGACCCATCTCAACACGGAAAAGGTATCGCTTCTAAAATGCTTGCTGAACTTTTAAAAAGAGACGCTTGTAAAAACGTTCGATACTTAGAAGCAACTGTTACCCCATCTAATCAAGCATCACAGTCTTTATTTCGAGGGTTTGCAAGAAAAAAACAAACTGAATGTGTTGTTAAACCATGTTTTTCTGCTGATTTGTTTCCTGGTGAAAACCATGAAGAAGAGCTAACGTTTCGAGTCGGCCCATTTATCTGA
- the ectB gene encoding diaminobutyrate--2-oxoglutarate transaminase: MVNHDLKIFEELESNVRSYVRSFPTVFKKAKGYKMWDIDGKEYIDFFSGAGALNYGHNDEKMKQKLVEYILSDGITHSLDMASEAKASFLKKFNDVILKPRGMNYKVMFPGPTGTNTVESALKLARKVTGRTNVISFTNGFHGMTIGSLSVTGNSSKRKGAGIPLQHVVTMPYDNFVSEKLDTVEYLDRFLEDNGSGVEIPAAMILETVQGEGGINAASFEWLRRIEAICQRWGIILIIDDVQAGVGRTGTFFSFEKAGIKPDIVCLSKSISGYGLPLALTLIKPELDIWNPGEHNGTFRGNNPAFITATEALTYWEDESFEKSIAEKSEKITEFLNQIVDKYPELNGEVKGRGFMQGISTPVEGLASDIAAKAFESGLIMETAGPEDEVFKLFPPLTISHEGLEKGFKVIEESVRSLVSTKQPIAN, from the coding sequence ATGGTAAATCATGATCTGAAAATTTTTGAGGAATTAGAATCAAATGTTCGAAGTTATGTAAGAAGTTTTCCAACAGTATTTAAAAAGGCAAAAGGCTATAAAATGTGGGACATAGACGGTAAAGAATACATTGACTTCTTTTCTGGTGCCGGAGCATTGAACTATGGTCATAACGATGAAAAAATGAAGCAAAAGCTTGTAGAATACATTTTATCTGATGGCATTACTCATTCTCTCGACATGGCTTCAGAAGCAAAAGCGAGCTTTTTAAAGAAGTTCAATGACGTTATTCTAAAGCCACGTGGCATGAACTATAAAGTCATGTTTCCTGGACCAACTGGCACAAACACTGTAGAAAGCGCGTTAAAGCTTGCTCGAAAAGTTACAGGCCGGACAAATGTTATTTCATTTACAAACGGCTTTCATGGAATGACAATTGGTTCTTTATCAGTTACAGGAAATTCTTCAAAACGTAAAGGTGCAGGTATCCCGTTACAACATGTAGTAACGATGCCTTATGATAACTTTGTTAGTGAAAAACTCGACACCGTGGAGTATCTCGATCGCTTTTTAGAAGACAATGGTAGTGGCGTTGAAATTCCCGCCGCAATGATTCTCGAGACAGTCCAAGGTGAAGGTGGTATTAATGCCGCTAGCTTCGAGTGGCTAAGACGTATTGAAGCAATCTGTCAGCGTTGGGGCATTATTCTTATTATTGACGATGTTCAAGCTGGTGTAGGACGCACAGGAACATTCTTCTCCTTTGAAAAAGCCGGAATTAAACCCGATATAGTTTGTTTATCAAAGTCAATTAGTGGCTACGGTTTACCATTGGCTCTTACATTGATTAAGCCTGAATTAGATATCTGGAATCCAGGAGAACATAACGGAACCTTCCGTGGAAACAATCCAGCCTTTATTACCGCTACAGAAGCTTTAACTTACTGGGAAGATGAATCTTTTGAAAAAAGTATTGCTGAAAAATCAGAGAAAATCACAGAATTTCTTAATCAAATTGTAGATAAATATCCAGAATTAAACGGTGAAGTCAAAGGCCGCGGCTTTATGCAAGGAATTAGCACACCTGTTGAAGGGTTGGCTAGTGATATTGCAGCAAAGGCCTTTGAAAGTGGACTTATTATGGAAACAGCTGGACCAGAAGATGAAGTATTTAAGCTCTTCCCTCCACTTACAATCAGTCATGAAGGCTTAGAAAAAGGCTTCAAAGTGATTGAAGAAAGCGTCCGTAGCTTAGTTTCTACAAAACAACCAATAGCCAACTAA
- a CDS encoding ectoine synthase has protein sequence MKVVKLEDIIGTDQEIKGENWTSRRLLLAKDGMGYSVHDTIIKAGTETHIWYQNHLEAVYCIEGEGEVETLSDNKVHPISANSIYALDKHDEHLLRAKTNMRMVCVFNPPITGREIHDENGVYPLVEETKK, from the coding sequence ATGAAAGTCGTAAAACTAGAAGATATTATCGGAACAGACCAAGAAATAAAAGGTGAAAACTGGACTAGTCGCCGTTTATTATTAGCGAAAGATGGCATGGGCTACTCTGTTCATGACACAATTATTAAAGCAGGAACAGAAACTCATATTTGGTATCAAAATCACCTTGAAGCTGTTTATTGCATTGAGGGTGAAGGTGAAGTTGAGACGTTAAGCGATAATAAAGTTCACCCTATTTCAGCTAATTCTATCTATGCACTAGATAAACATGATGAGCATTTATTACGTGCAAAAACGAATATGCGCATGGTCTGTGTATTCAACCCTCCAATAACTGGTCGTGAAATCCATGATGAAAATGGTGTCTATCCGTTAGTGGAAGAAACAAAAAAATAA
- a CDS encoding endonuclease/exonuclease/phosphatase family protein, whose protein sequence is MTFNIRHGRGLDGKVNLQRIVEVIKQEHIDIVTLNEVDRMFSIRSNFVDQSSWLANELKMDFVFGPALSLKRGDYGNAILSKLPIIKHENYIFRLKPPVAEPRAILEATISVDNSFISLLTSHFSIHPILHRKQLQFFLEYSSYPCILMGDLNRGQNSRSYRKLTGKYHDCSLNNPLPTYPARGPRSRLDFIFVSKHFDVLQTRVIQSHASDHLPVVAQLAKKS, encoded by the coding sequence ATGACCTTTAACATCCGCCATGGGCGAGGTTTAGATGGAAAAGTAAATCTACAGCGAATCGTAGAAGTGATCAAGCAGGAACATATTGATATTGTTACCTTAAATGAAGTAGATCGAATGTTTTCTATACGTAGCAATTTTGTCGATCAAAGCAGTTGGCTTGCTAATGAACTAAAGATGGACTTTGTATTTGGACCAGCTCTCTCCTTAAAAAGAGGCGATTATGGAAATGCAATTTTGAGCAAATTGCCAATCATCAAACATGAAAACTATATTTTTCGGCTAAAGCCACCTGTTGCTGAGCCAAGGGCGATATTAGAAGCAACCATTTCTGTAGATAATTCCTTTATAAGCCTTCTCACTAGCCACTTTAGTATTCACCCAATCTTACATCGCAAACAATTACAGTTTTTTTTAGAATATTCCTCATACCCTTGCATTTTAATGGGCGATTTAAACCGAGGCCAAAACTCTCGTAGTTATCGAAAACTTACGGGGAAATACCACGACTGTAGCTTAAATAATCCTCTACCAACTTACCCTGCTAGAGGGCCTCGCTCTAGATTAGACTTTATCTTTGTCAGCAAACACTTTGATGTATTGCAAACAAGAGTAATCCAAAGTCATGCCTCAGACCACTTACCAGTAGTGGCTCAGTTAGCTAAAAAGTCATAA
- a CDS encoding NADPH-dependent FMN reductase produces the protein MKIVALVGSTRRNSTTRKAAEIVKKEVEKHGITVEIIHFAEVKLPIYEGDLDKEDYPLVVKDFIKTVAAADGIILASPEYHGSVSGVLKNALDYIGAREMSGKLAAIIGTAGSQLGASNTVNTLHQICRNLHAWPLPQSPTIPASYEAFNLDGSLKDEKLQERLEKLGLKLAEELKMRVK, from the coding sequence ATGAAAATTGTTGCATTAGTAGGGAGTACGAGAAGAAATTCGACGACACGAAAAGCAGCAGAAATTGTTAAAAAGGAAGTAGAGAAACACGGGATTACCGTTGAGATCATTCATTTTGCAGAAGTAAAGCTACCCATTTATGAAGGGGACTTAGATAAAGAAGATTATCCGTTAGTCGTAAAGGACTTCATTAAAACAGTTGCTGCCGCAGATGGTATCATCTTAGCTTCACCAGAATATCACGGCAGTGTCTCAGGGGTACTGAAAAATGCCCTTGATTACATTGGTGCAAGGGAGATGAGTGGCAAACTTGCCGCCATCATTGGAACGGCTGGTAGCCAGTTAGGTGCTTCGAACACAGTGAATACACTTCACCAAATTTGCCGAAATCTTCATGCTTGGCCACTACCGCAAAGCCCGACGATCCCAGCATCGTATGAAGCTTTTAACCTAGATGGATCGTTGAAAGATGAAAAGCTCCAGGAGCGTTTAGAGAAATTAGGCTTGAAATTGGCTGAGGAGCTTAAAATGAGAGTTAAGTGA
- a CDS encoding WG repeat-containing protein: MENDFLYPASLKTKDGTKWGFINKKGEFEIQPDFDFALDFQKNDLATVEKDGRYGCIDRVGNVIVPIKFESLIDFSEGRAAVVFQSAFHVIDEQGQILTKKSYNFISMYQEGRAMFSDIDEDGNFRYGYLNLAGEIVIPLQFETASDFKDGLAIVKIAENYFALIDRSGNLMSQYHYFFVGNYGDGLLTFKMGLNEKVGYIDLNGNVVIQPRFTSAQAFEGGLAVVNEADEVENKYGLIDKKGQFIIKPVYNDVTILGENRVAVGKAIDPQKPYIGSRFAITNWKGQLLTDFMYNHVSQFDHGIASVNESNKAYFIDRSGNRARGLPIVQGAESVALVGRLVRAMKNTRIAYFDRKGRLVWRQNTIIPLTSRYRVLEKKYEPNKDFLVFYPQVDGLKNEKAQVNVNEQLKQRSNLKKVDPNEQLDYTYTGDFNVTFFKNNLLVMELYGYEYYFGAAHGMPTKNYVNLNMINGRFYEIGDLFKKDVDYVIDLSAIIEEMIHTDSQYDYIFPGAFKGIAKDQPFYVDEMNLYIFFAPYEIGPYAAGFPTFKIPFPKIIDMIDTKGEFWLSFH, encoded by the coding sequence ATGGAGAATGACTTTTTATATCCAGCTTCACTCAAAACAAAGGATGGTACGAAGTGGGGATTTATTAATAAAAAGGGGGAATTCGAAATTCAGCCTGATTTTGATTTCGCCCTTGATTTTCAAAAAAATGATTTAGCAACAGTGGAAAAAGACGGAAGGTATGGCTGCATTGATCGTGTTGGAAATGTCATAGTTCCTATTAAGTTTGAGTCACTCATCGATTTTTCTGAAGGTAGGGCAGCGGTTGTTTTTCAAAGTGCCTTCCACGTTATAGATGAACAAGGTCAAATTTTAACAAAAAAATCTTATAACTTTATAAGTATGTACCAAGAAGGCCGTGCGATGTTTTCTGATATAGATGAGGATGGAAATTTTCGCTATGGGTACTTAAATTTAGCTGGGGAAATAGTAATTCCCTTACAATTTGAAACAGCAAGTGATTTTAAAGACGGTTTAGCAATTGTGAAAATAGCAGAGAATTATTTTGCTTTAATAGATAGAAGTGGTAATTTAATGAGTCAATATCATTACTTTTTCGTTGGCAACTATGGAGATGGTCTCTTAACATTCAAAATGGGGTTAAATGAAAAAGTTGGTTATATCGATTTAAATGGAAACGTCGTTATACAACCAAGGTTTACTAGTGCTCAGGCTTTTGAGGGCGGACTGGCGGTTGTAAATGAAGCTGATGAAGTTGAAAATAAGTATGGTCTTATTGATAAGAAGGGGCAGTTTATCATTAAACCAGTGTATAATGATGTGACAATTTTGGGTGAAAATCGGGTAGCAGTTGGCAAGGCTATTGATCCCCAAAAACCGTATATCGGTTCTAGGTTTGCTATCACTAATTGGAAAGGCCAGCTTTTAACCGATTTTATGTATAACCATGTTTCACAATTTGACCATGGGATTGCTTCTGTTAATGAATCGAACAAAGCTTACTTTATTGATCGTTCTGGAAATCGAGCAAGAGGACTTCCAATTGTTCAAGGAGCCGAAAGTGTTGCATTAGTAGGAAGATTAGTTAGAGCGATGAAAAATACGAGAATTGCCTACTTCGACAGAAAAGGAAGATTAGTGTGGCGGCAAAATACAATTATCCCACTAACAAGCCGCTACCGGGTTCTAGAAAAGAAGTACGAACCTAATAAAGATTTCCTTGTATTTTATCCACAAGTAGATGGCTTAAAGAACGAAAAAGCTCAGGTAAATGTTAATGAGCAGTTAAAACAACGATCAAATTTAAAGAAAGTAGATCCTAACGAACAGTTAGATTATACCTATACAGGTGATTTTAATGTGACCTTCTTTAAAAATAATTTGCTAGTGATGGAGCTATACGGTTATGAGTATTATTTTGGTGCGGCTCATGGAATGCCAACGAAGAACTATGTAAACCTTAACATGATTAATGGTCGCTTTTATGAGATAGGCGATTTATTTAAGAAAGATGTTGATTATGTAATAGATTTGAGTGCTATTATCGAAGAAATGATTCATACAGACTCGCAGTACGATTATATTTTTCCAGGGGCATTTAAAGGTATAGCTAAAGATCAACCTTTTTACGTTGATGAGATGAACCTCTACATTTTTTTCGCGCCTTATGAAATTGGTCCTTACGCAGCTGGATTTCCTACCTTTAAAATTCCATTTCCTAAGATTATTGACATGATCGACACAAAAGGTGAGTTTTGGCTTTCGTTCCATTAG